The genomic stretch TCACGCCGGCGGGCGGCAGGTTGCCCAGGGCATAGGCGGCCACGCCGATGGTCACGGCCAGATACATGTCCCCGGTGTCCTTGCTGTACGAGTAGTTGGTATTGCGGTTGTACCCGCTGTTCGGGTCTTTGTTCTGGTAGTTGCTGGTGGTCTGCGTGCTGAAGGCCGCGCGGGCCTCGGTGGCCCAGGCCCCCACCTGGCTGTCGGCGGCGTTCGCAGCGCCCTGGGCGCGTTCCACGTTGGCGTAGACCCAGCGCTCGGGGTGGCGCAGGGCCACCAGCGCCGCTTCCTGAAGCATGCGCGTCAGGCCCTCGTTGGTGTCCGGATCGCCGGTCTGCGCCACACGCTGGAGGGCGCTTTTGACCTCATCGCCCTCGGCCATCAGGATCTGCACGTTGACCGCCTGGGCCGTGCCGCTCAGGCCACCCAGCGCCCTGCTGCCCTGAAGGCCGCCGCCCAGCATAGACCGGCGCATGCTCATGACCACCAGGAAAATCACGCCGCCGAACAGCAGCAGCGGCAGCAGGCCCAGGCCGAATCCGCCGCTTCCGCCGTAGTACCCGCCCCCGTACCCCCCACTGTTGATGATGATGGGGCCGCTGTACCCGCCGCCCGAATACCCACCGCCACTGTAGCCCCCACCGGAGTACCCGCCCCCGCTGTAGCCGCCACCCGAGCGGCCCCCGCCGGAACTGCCCGAGCTGCGCCCGCCGAAGCCGCCCCCCGACTGGGCCGAGGCCACACTGCCCAGCGAGAAGTCGCTCATGGCAAAGCCAGGCTGGGGCAGGTGGACACTGCCGGCACTCAGCAGGCCCAGCAGGGCCAACGTGGTCACCGCACGGCGCAATCGAGCTGGGCGCACGGCGGAGCGGAGCGCGCTGGAAGGATGGGGGAAAAAGTCACGCTGCATGTCCCCCAAGTGTACGGTGCGGGGCCGGGCGGGGTCCACGCATGAACTTCACGTCAGCCTTCCATGAGGGCAGCAGGTGGGCGTCGTACACTGCCGGACGTGAACATGCATGGAGCCGTCAAGCAACTGAGCGCCGCAGACTGGGAGGCGTTCCTGGCCGGGCTGTACGAGCGGGATGACCGGCTGGAGCTTCGCCGGGCGGGCGAAACCTATCCGCCCCTGGAGGATGTGGACGCCTACGGATTCAGCGCCCATGCCGAGGCCATGCACAGCGCCGAGGTGGACGGTGACGTGTGGGGCACGCTGGAAGACATCGAGGAGAGTGCCGGGAACGAGGAGGAAGCCTGGCAAAAGATCGTGGCCTTCTACCTGGAGCGCGGCTGCGTCCTGATTCAGGTCACAGGCACCGACGAGCGCGAGGAGTGGCTGGTGGGCGAAGACCTGGCCCGGCGCCTGCAGCTGCTCTGAGGGCGTCCCCTCAGCTGGTTTTCTCGCCGGGGAAACGCCCGTGCTTCTTGAAGAAGGCCAGGATGCTGCCTTCGGCCAGCGCCTCACGGAGGAATTCCGGCGGCGGGGGCAGTTGCACGCTGCCGCCTGCGTGGCGCAGGACGCCGGAGTTCACGTCCAGTTCCACCTGATCGCCGTCCTGCAGCAGGGCCGTCAGATCGTACTCGAAGGCCGGGATACCCAGGTTCAACAGGTTGCGGTAGTGAATGCGGGCAAAACTGGGCGCGACGATGGCCCCGACGCGCAGTTTCTTGAGGGCCTGCGGAGCGTATTCGCGGCTGCTGCCCAGGCCCCAGTTGCGCCCACCGATCAGCACGTCGCCGGGCTGCACCTGCGCGGCGAACTCCGGACGCAGATAATGGAACGCGAACGTCTGAAACACGTCCTCGCCCGCCATGAAGGGGGCGAATTTGCCGGGGAGAATATCGTCAGTGTTGACGCTGTCGCCGAACTTCCAGATGCGGGCCATACCCTGAATTGTGCCGCAAGACCCGCACAAAAGACAGGCCCGGAACCAAAAGTTTCCCGGCCAGTTGGCGGTCTTGCGGTTTACTCGAATTGGCTGATGGTGTCCAGCTCGTGCTTGCGGCGCGTGACCTGCTGCTCGTAGATCTGGCGGCCCAGATCCAGGAACTTGTAGACGTCCGGGTCTTCGTTGCGGTAGTAGCTGAGGGTGCCGTCGCGGCGCGACGTGACAAAGTGGTGGTTGCGCAGGACTTTCAGGTGCTGGCTCATGCTGGCCTGCTCGCCGCCGGTCAGTTCCTGAAGTTGCGTGACTGTCTTTTCGCCGTCGCGCAGGGCGTCCAGAATGGCCAGGCGCAGCGGGTGGGCCAGGGCTTTGAAGAGGTTGGCCTTGTAGATGTGAATTCCTTGCTTCATGGACTGGTTCTCCGTTCGCTGAGCGTGAAGACCACCTTACCTGAGCTGAAGTGTAGATGCAGAGCGGATTTCTTAAAGATCGTTCCGTTCAAAAGTCAGTGAATACCAGACCTCAGCGGAGGCGCGCTGCTCTTTACCCCTGCGCAGCGCGCCGCCTGGCCTGGGGCAAGCGCCGGATCAGACCGGCTGAAAGTCCAGCAGGCGGTTTCTGGCGTCCACCAGCACCACTTTGGGTTCCAGCGTGCGGGCTTCCTCTTCGCTGAAGTTGCCGAAAGCGGCGATGATCACCATGTCGCCAGGGCGCATCAGGTGCGCGGCCGCACCGTTGATGCCGATCACGCCGCTGCCGCGCGGGCCGCTCAGGGCGTAGGTGTGCAGGCGGTTGCCGTTGGTGATGTTCCAGATGTCGACCTTCTCGTTGGGCAGGATGTCGGCGGCGTCCAGCAAGTCCTGGTCGATGGTGACACTCCCGACATAATCCAGGTCGGCCTGCGTGACGGTGGCCCGGTGAATTTTGGCCCTGAACATGATGCGTTCCACAACCTAGGATTGTACGTGCAATTGACTGAAGGGTGGCCGGGGCCAAACCCCCTCGCGCGGTAATGTGGCGGTAACGGCCTGGAACGACAGTACAGTCAGCTTCAAGGAGGGGAAAATGACGAAGATTCTCGTGACGACCGACACCAGCAAGCTGGGTGACGCGGCCCTGCCTCACGCCCGGGCATTGGCCCGCGCCCTGGGAGCCGAACTCGTGCTGCTGAGCGTGCAACCGGATCCAGCGGCGGGCATGGCCGGTGAGTTCGCCTACGCGCCCGTCAGCGTGACCGCCGAGGAAATGCAGCAGGAAGACCGCGAGTTGCAGCGGGCGCTGGAGCAGGTGGCAGAGGGCACGCGGGTCATGACCGAACGTGCCGGCGGGCGCAGCATCGCGCGAACCATCCTGGACGCCGCGCAGGCCGAGGGCGCCAGCATGATCGTGATGACCACGCATGGGCGCAGCGGCCTGGGGCGCGTGCTGCTGGGCAGCGTGGCCGAGGCCGTGGTGCACGGTGCGACCATTCCGGTGCTGCTGGTCAAAGGAGAGCAACCTGTGGCCCAGTGGCCTGAATAAACGGTGGCCCGGCGAGAGAACAGCCAGGCCCCGGGGGCTGCCTGCACAGGGGCTTGAGCCGGCTGGCCGGCGGGCCGCACAATGACCCCTAAATCTGGAGGCAACGCTTGCCGAATTGCGGCACGACCTTTCCTGATAAGCGTCCTGTTTGTTGCGTTCTCCCTCCGGCAGATCACCGGAGGGTTGACTTCACGTCCGGGACGCTTTTTGTTCCTGCTCCTTCCAATCGTGTTGCCCAGTTATTCCATAACTGAGGGGCCGGAAGTCTTGTCAAACGTTCAGGAGCTGTCGTGCCGCAAGGCTGTTGACCGCCGGAATACCCCCAGGAGTAAAACCGTGCCTACCACCCCCCCGCCCGCCCGCATAACCCCTGAAGTTCAACACGACCACACGCCTGCCTACACCGAGCAGCTGGGTGCCCCACGGGGCGACACCGTGCGCGTGCGCCTGCGCACCACGCTGGACGTGACGGACGTGAAGTTGAAGTTCGTCCACGTGGGCGAAATCGAGACCGTGCCGGCCCACGCCATCGCCAGTCTGGACGGGCAGAGCCGCTGGTTCGAGGCGACCCTGCCCCTGCACGAGGCGCGGATGCGTTACGCCTGGCAGCTGAACTTTGCAGATGACCACCTCAACTTCACGAGTCTGGGCCTGCACCACAGCCGCCGGGGCTTTCGCAACTGGTTTCAGTACCTGACGGGCTGCCAGCCGCCCACCTGGGCATGGGAAGCATTTTTCTACCAGATCTTTCCGGATCGCTTCCGCAATGGCGACCCGACCAACGACGTGCAGACCGGCGAATATCTGTACCAGGGCCGCCCGGTCGAGCACGTGGCCTGGGACACCCCTATCGACCGGCGCGGGGATATTCACGCGCATTACGGGGGCGACCTGAACGGCGTCACGCAGGCCCTGCCGTACCTGCGCGACCTGGGCATCACGGGGCTATGGCTCACGCCGGTTTTCGTTTCGCCCAGCAACCACCGCTACGACATCACCGATTACCGCCGTATCGACCCGCACCTGGGCGGTCAGGCGGCCTGGGACGAACTGGTGGCGCACGCCGACCAGTCCGGCATCCGGATCGTGCTGGACGGCGTGTTCAACCACATGGGCAACGAGAACGCGCTGTTTCAGGCAGCGCTGGCCCAGGGCGACGCCCCCGAACGACAGCTGTTTACCTGGCGCGACGAACCCGGCAAGCCCCCCTACCACTCCTTCTTCGACGTGCCGACCCTGCCGAAAATAGATTACGGCAACGAATTTGCCGTGCAGGAGTTTCTGAGCGGCGAGGAAAGCGTGGTGCGCCACTGGCTCCGGCGCGGCGCGGCGGGCTGGCGGCTGGACGTGGCGCACATGATCGGCGTGTCCGGCACGGATCAGGAGAACCTGACCTTGCACCGCGCCCTGAAAAGCGCGGCCCGCCAGGAACGCCCGGACGCCTACGTGTTCGGCGAGCGCTTCTACGACCCGGAACTGGCGCTGGACGGCCAGGGCGAGGACGGCAGCATGAATTACCACGGGTTCGGCCTGCCGGTCATGCAGTGGCTGAGCGGCCAGAGCATCTTCGGCGAACCCAGCCGCCTGGCCGGCGAGGAACTGGTGGACATCCTGTGGGACGCCTACCACGCCCTGCCGCCGCAGGTGGCGCTGAGTATGTTCAACCTGCTGGAATCGCACGACATCGGCCGCGCCCATCAGCGCCTGGGCGAAAGCCGCCGCAAGTTTCTGGCGGCCTTCACGCTGCTGTGCGCCTACCCGGGCGTACCCTGCACATACTACGGCTCGGAGGTGGGCGTCACGCAAAGCCGTGCCGGAACCATGCCGTGGTGCCGCGAACCTATGCCCTGGGATGAAAGCCGCTGGGACAAGCCTCTGCTTGAACAGGTAAAACGCCTGATTCGCGTGCGTCTCGACACCCCTGTGCTGCACAGCGGGGCCCTGCGCTTCATTCACGCGGAGGCCGACGCCATCGCTTTCCTGCGTGAAACTACCGATGCCCAGGGTCGACCCCAGCGGGCGGTGGCCCTGGCCAGCCGCCGCGCCGACACCCACCCCGTTACCCTGCACCTTCCGGGCGGCCCGTGGCGCGACACTTTGACGGGTGAAGCCGTTCCCGGCGGCACCGTGACGCTGGACGCCTGTGGCGGCCGCCTGCTCCTGCACCCCTGAAGTCCAGCCCCAAAAACCAGTGCAGCAGGGAACAAAAAGCGGCCCCCCCGGCAAATACTCCGGGGGGCACTGGCTTCTGCTGGCGGAACGGGAGAGATTCGAACTCTCGGTACGGTTGCCCGTACACACGCTTTCCAGGCGTGCCCCTTCAACCACTCGGGCACCGTTCCAGCGGCAGACAGACTAGCGGACACCCCCAAGAAAAGCAAGCTGCGAGCGCCCGCACCTCGCCGGCCATCCCACGCGCCTGCTCCCGCCCAAATCAGCCGACGGGGCCACTCGCGCCGGGTGCAGGGCCTAACGCTGCGTGAGAGCGGCGTACTGCTGCAATTTCTCCCAGCCCTGTCCACCCTTCATGACCTCGCGGGCCACCGACACCCCCTCGGCTATGGTGGCAACCCGCCCGGCCGTGCGCAGGGCTGCCCCGGCATTCAGGGCCACGATGTCCCGCTGCGCCGGCGTGCCCCCACCCGTCAGCAGCGTCCTGGTGATCTCGGCGTTCTCGGCAGGCGTGCCGCCGACGATGGCCTGGCGCGGGTGCAGGCTCACGCCAAAGTCCTCGGGGTGCATGGTGCGGTCGATCACTTCACCG from Deinococcus fonticola encodes the following:
- a CDS encoding DUF1517 domain-containing protein gives rise to the protein MQRDFFPHPSSALRSAVRPARLRRAVTTLALLGLLSAGSVHLPQPGFAMSDFSLGSVASAQSGGGFGGRSSGSSGGGRSGGGYSGGGYSGGGYSGGGYSGGGYSGPIIINSGGYGGGYYGGSGGFGLGLLPLLLFGGVIFLVVMSMRRSMLGGGLQGSRALGGLSGTAQAVNVQILMAEGDEVKSALQRVAQTGDPDTNEGLTRMLQEAALVALRHPERWVYANVERAQGAANAADSQVGAWATEARAAFSTQTTSNYQNKDPNSGYNRNTNYSYSKDTGDMYLAVTIGVAAYALGNLPPAGVTSQAEVRGALGAISSVSPDDLIRAEVIWSPDVEGEFLSEDEAIMKYPKLTKL
- a CDS encoding homoaconitate hydratase (catalyzes the formation of homoisocitrate from cis-homoaconitate), with the translated sequence MARIWKFGDSVNTDDILPGKFAPFMAGEDVFQTFAFHYLRPEFAAQVQPGDVLIGGRNWGLGSSREYAPQALKKLRVGAIVAPSFARIHYRNLLNLGIPAFEYDLTALLQDGDQVELDVNSGVLRHAGGSVQLPPPPEFLREALAEGSILAFFKKHGRFPGEKTS
- a CDS encoding ArsR/SmtB family transcription factor; protein product: MKQGIHIYKANLFKALAHPLRLAILDALRDGEKTVTQLQELTGGEQASMSQHLKVLRNHHFVTSRRDGTLSYYRNEDPDVYKFLDLGRQIYEQQVTRRKHELDTISQFE
- the panD gene encoding aspartate 1-decarboxylase, giving the protein MERIMFRAKIHRATVTQADLDYVGSVTIDQDLLDAADILPNEKVDIWNITNGNRLHTYALSGPRGSGVIGINGAAAHLMRPGDMVIIAAFGNFSEEEARTLEPKVVLVDARNRLLDFQPV
- a CDS encoding universal stress protein; this encodes MTKILVTTDTSKLGDAALPHARALARALGAELVLLSVQPDPAAGMAGEFAYAPVSVTAEEMQQEDRELQRALEQVAEGTRVMTERAGGRSIARTILDAAQAEGASMIVMTTHGRSGLGRVLLGSVAEAVVHGATIPVLLVKGEQPVAQWPE
- a CDS encoding alpha-amylase family glycosyl hydrolase — its product is MPTTPPPARITPEVQHDHTPAYTEQLGAPRGDTVRVRLRTTLDVTDVKLKFVHVGEIETVPAHAIASLDGQSRWFEATLPLHEARMRYAWQLNFADDHLNFTSLGLHHSRRGFRNWFQYLTGCQPPTWAWEAFFYQIFPDRFRNGDPTNDVQTGEYLYQGRPVEHVAWDTPIDRRGDIHAHYGGDLNGVTQALPYLRDLGITGLWLTPVFVSPSNHRYDITDYRRIDPHLGGQAAWDELVAHADQSGIRIVLDGVFNHMGNENALFQAALAQGDAPERQLFTWRDEPGKPPYHSFFDVPTLPKIDYGNEFAVQEFLSGEESVVRHWLRRGAAGWRLDVAHMIGVSGTDQENLTLHRALKSAARQERPDAYVFGERFYDPELALDGQGEDGSMNYHGFGLPVMQWLSGQSIFGEPSRLAGEELVDILWDAYHALPPQVALSMFNLLESHDIGRAHQRLGESRRKFLAAFTLLCAYPGVPCTYYGSEVGVTQSRAGTMPWCREPMPWDESRWDKPLLEQVKRLIRVRLDTPVLHSGALRFIHAEADAIAFLRETTDAQGRPQRAVALASRRADTHPVTLHLPGGPWRDTLTGEAVPGGTVTLDACGGRLLLHP